From the genome of Spodoptera frugiperda isolate SF20-4 chromosome 23, AGI-APGP_CSIRO_Sfru_2.0, whole genome shotgun sequence, one region includes:
- the LOC118266879 gene encoding UDP-glucosyltransferase 2 isoform X1, with the protein MRRSMVSALCVLALLALLARRGAGSAVLVVFPVPSRSHTLLGDHLVSTLLHAGHNVTYVTTFTRVQASARFTLIDVGSAADDEEEPSGTARLQELSSTRLPSHKFLADGASIAEQTLRHPRVQALLQDVTQRFDLVVAEWYYSGLLAPLGAVFQCPLVWYSAGDASWLSVQLVHEPSSATYFVDPLAASLPRLPPGVPDRLRCLARQAYLSAWVYYMTHYVETPAYYEIYQLAIQLRGRTPPQYEELLYDGALLLVNSHPALGQGVPLPHNAKYIGGHHLAATNTTLPKNLQTLLDNAKHGVIYFNLGGTVSEDLPLEVQRELLRVFRQLEQLVVWRHRGALQHVPGNVRLVQRAPHLALLKHPNTIMMITHGGFLSYMEAMYYGVPIIGIPVQEDQLLTVDIAASRGRAMKVSLSSAGMGYKLNEAIFEILGNYSYRSNAKQASALVRDRLVPAGQELLYWVEHAMRTGGAPALRSPALQLSAMQRYYLDVAAVLLMLAWFLSKVAKLVKVYWDDYGTDTQYFEDKKNE; encoded by the exons ATGAGGCGGAGCATGGTGTCGGCGCTGTGCGTGCTGGCGCTGCTGGCGCTGctggcgcggcgcggcgcgggcagCGCGGTGCTCGTGGTGTTCCCGGTGCCCAGCCGCAGCCACACGCTGCTCGGAGACCACCTCGTCTCCACCCTGCTGCACGCTGGCCACAAC GTAACATACGTAACGACGTTCACGAGAGTGCAGGCGAGCGCCCGCTTCACTCTGATTGATGTCGGCTCCGCTGCGGACGACGAGGAAG AGCCGAGTGGTACGGCCCGACTACAAGAGCTGAGCTCGACCCGTCTCCCGTCGCACAAGTTCCTGGCAGATGGCGCCAGCATCGCCGAGCAAACGCTGCGTCACCCTCGGGTGCAGGCGCTGCTGCAGGACGTCACACAACGTTTCGACCTGGTGGTGGCCGAGTGGTACTACTCTGGACTGTTGGCTCC GCTCGGTGCTGTGTTCCAATGTCCGCTGGTGTGGTACAGCGCGGGGGACGCGTCGTGGCTGAGCGTGCAGCTGGTGCACGAGCCCAGCAGCGCCACCTACTTCGTGGACCCGCTGGCCGCTAGCCTGCCGCGCCTGCCGCCAGGCGTGCCTGACCGCCTGCGCTGCCTCGCCAGGCAGGCCTACCTCTCCGCCTGGGTATA CTACATGACCCACTACGTGGAGACTCCCGCGTATTACGAGATATACCAGCTGGCCATCCAGCTGCGCGGGCGCACGCCGCCGCAGTACGAGGAACTGCTGTACGATGGAGCTCTACTGCTGGTGAACTCGCACCCGGCGCTGGGACAGGGTGTACCACTGCCACATAATGCCAAGTACATCGGGGGACACCATCTCGCTGCCACTAACACCACCCTGCCCAAG AATCTGCAGACTCTGCTGGATAACGCTAAGCATGGAGTGATCTACTTCAACCTGGGCGGCACAGTGAGCGAGGACCTGCCGCTGGAGGTGCAGCGCGAGCTGCTGCGGGTGTTCCGGCAGCTGGAGCAGCTGGTGGTGTGGCGCCACCGCGGCGCGCTGCAGCACGTGCCGGGCAACGTGCGCCTCGTCCAGCGCGCGCCAcatctcgcactgctca AACATCCCAACACCATCATGATGATCACGCACGGCGGGTTCCTATCATACATGGAGGCGATGTACTACGGCGTACCGATCATCGGCATACCGGTGCAGGAAGACCAACTCCTCACCGTAGACATAGCAGCGAGCAGGGGACGAGCCATGAAGGTGTCCTTATCCAGCGCCGGGATGGGGTACAAGCTCAACGAGGCTATCTTCGAAATACTTGGCAACTACAG CTACCGCAGCAACGCGAAGCAGGCGTCGGCGCTGGTGCGGGACAGGCTGGTGCCGGCCGGCCAGGAGCTGCTGTACTGGGTGGAGCACGCGATGCGGACGGGCGGCGCGCCGGCGCTGCGCTCGCCCGCGCTGCAGCTCAGCGCCATGCAGCGCTACTACCTGGACGTGGCGGCCGTGCTGCTCATGCTCGCCTGGTTTCTATCCAAGGTAGCTAAGCTCGTCAAAGTTTACTGGGACGACTACGGGACGGATACTCAATATTTTGAAGACAAGAAAAAcgaataa
- the LOC118266879 gene encoding UDP-glucosyltransferase 2 isoform X2, translating into MRRSMVSALCVLALLALLARRGAGSAVLVVFPVPSRSHTLLGDHLVSTLLHAGHNVTYVTTFTRVQASARFTLIDVGSAADDEEEPSGTARLQELSSTRLPSHKFLADGASIAEQTLRHPRVQALLQDVTQRFDLVVAEWYYSGLLAPLGAVFQCPLVWYSAGDASWLSVQLVHEPSSATYFVDPLAASLPRLPPGVPDRLRCLARQAYLSAWVYYMTHYVETPAYYEIYQLAIQLRGRTPPQYEELLYDGALLLVNSHPALGQGVPLPHNAKYIGGHHLAATNTTLPKNLQTLLDNAKHGVIYFNLGGTVSEDLPLEVQRELLRVFRQLEQLVVWRHRGALQHVPGNVRLVQRAPHLALLKHPNTIMMITHGGFLSYMEAMYYGVPIIGIPVQEDQLLTVDIAASRGRAMKVSLSSAGMGYKLNEAIFEILGNYR; encoded by the exons ATGAGGCGGAGCATGGTGTCGGCGCTGTGCGTGCTGGCGCTGCTGGCGCTGctggcgcggcgcggcgcgggcagCGCGGTGCTCGTGGTGTTCCCGGTGCCCAGCCGCAGCCACACGCTGCTCGGAGACCACCTCGTCTCCACCCTGCTGCACGCTGGCCACAAC GTAACATACGTAACGACGTTCACGAGAGTGCAGGCGAGCGCCCGCTTCACTCTGATTGATGTCGGCTCCGCTGCGGACGACGAGGAAG AGCCGAGTGGTACGGCCCGACTACAAGAGCTGAGCTCGACCCGTCTCCCGTCGCACAAGTTCCTGGCAGATGGCGCCAGCATCGCCGAGCAAACGCTGCGTCACCCTCGGGTGCAGGCGCTGCTGCAGGACGTCACACAACGTTTCGACCTGGTGGTGGCCGAGTGGTACTACTCTGGACTGTTGGCTCC GCTCGGTGCTGTGTTCCAATGTCCGCTGGTGTGGTACAGCGCGGGGGACGCGTCGTGGCTGAGCGTGCAGCTGGTGCACGAGCCCAGCAGCGCCACCTACTTCGTGGACCCGCTGGCCGCTAGCCTGCCGCGCCTGCCGCCAGGCGTGCCTGACCGCCTGCGCTGCCTCGCCAGGCAGGCCTACCTCTCCGCCTGGGTATA CTACATGACCCACTACGTGGAGACTCCCGCGTATTACGAGATATACCAGCTGGCCATCCAGCTGCGCGGGCGCACGCCGCCGCAGTACGAGGAACTGCTGTACGATGGAGCTCTACTGCTGGTGAACTCGCACCCGGCGCTGGGACAGGGTGTACCACTGCCACATAATGCCAAGTACATCGGGGGACACCATCTCGCTGCCACTAACACCACCCTGCCCAAG AATCTGCAGACTCTGCTGGATAACGCTAAGCATGGAGTGATCTACTTCAACCTGGGCGGCACAGTGAGCGAGGACCTGCCGCTGGAGGTGCAGCGCGAGCTGCTGCGGGTGTTCCGGCAGCTGGAGCAGCTGGTGGTGTGGCGCCACCGCGGCGCGCTGCAGCACGTGCCGGGCAACGTGCGCCTCGTCCAGCGCGCGCCAcatctcgcactgctca AACATCCCAACACCATCATGATGATCACGCACGGCGGGTTCCTATCATACATGGAGGCGATGTACTACGGCGTACCGATCATCGGCATACCGGTGCAGGAAGACCAACTCCTCACCGTAGACATAGCAGCGAGCAGGGGACGAGCCATGAAGGTGTCCTTATCCAGCGCCGGGATGGGGTACAAGCTCAACGAGGCTATCTTCGAAATACTTGGCAACTACAG GTAA